The proteins below are encoded in one region of Aeromonas veronii:
- the iscA gene encoding iron-sulfur cluster assembly protein IscA — MAITMTDAAAARVSSFMTNRGKGIGLRLGVKTTGCSGLAYVLEFVDELAAEDQVFEQKGVKIIVDAKSLIHLDGTELDFVKEGLNEGFQFNNPNAKGECGCGESFSV, encoded by the coding sequence ATGGCCATAACCATGACAGATGCCGCAGCGGCACGGGTTTCCTCTTTCATGACCAACCGGGGCAAGGGCATCGGCCTGCGCCTCGGCGTCAAGACGACCGGCTGTTCGGGTCTTGCCTATGTGCTCGAGTTCGTGGATGAGCTGGCCGCCGAAGATCAGGTCTTCGAGCAGAAGGGTGTCAAGATCATCGTCGATGCCAAGAGCCTGATCCATCTGGATGGCACCGAGCTGGACTTCGTCAAGGAGGGCCTCAACGAGGGCTTCCAGTTCAACAACCCCAACGCCAAGGGCGAGTGTGGTTGTGGCGAGAGTTTCAGCGTCTAA
- the iscU gene encoding Fe-S cluster assembly scaffold IscU, with amino-acid sequence MAYSEKVIDHYENPRNVGGFDKNDPSIATGMVGAPACGDVMKLQLKISDDGIIEDAKFKTYGCGSAIASSSLVTEWVKGKTLDEAAGIKNTDIAEELALPPVKIHCSILAEDAIKAAIADYKQKKGL; translated from the coding sequence ATGGCTTACAGTGAAAAAGTAATCGACCACTACGAGAATCCCCGCAACGTGGGTGGTTTTGACAAGAATGATCCCAGCATCGCGACCGGCATGGTCGGTGCCCCGGCCTGTGGCGACGTGATGAAACTGCAACTGAAGATCAGCGACGACGGCATCATCGAAGACGCCAAGTTCAAGACCTACGGCTGCGGCTCCGCCATCGCCTCCAGCTCCCTGGTGACCGAGTGGGTCAAGGGCAAGACCCTGGACGAAGCGGCTGGCATCAAGAACACCGACATCGCCGAAGAGCTGGCCCTGCCGCCGGTGAAGATCCACTGCTCCATCCTGGCGGAGGATGCCATCAAGGCCGCCATCGCCGATTACAAGCAGAAGAAAGGTCTTTAA
- the pepB gene encoding aminopeptidase PepB, which yields MNIWLSREFAAPEWGEGALLSHRADGAVIHLVTASPLLDIQQAARRLCSQGIQKVALCGHWEREQQWAFAQGLQTPKAEVELQWATSSEEDREELEARWLCGRWVREVTNATPEQLGPLDLAVEAAAFITELAPDRVSHRILKGEALQQAGWVGIYQVGRGSDREPVLLELDYNPSRDPKAPVAAALVGKGITFDSGGYSMKTSQGMLTMKHDMGGAAIVTGALALSILRGLDKRVKLILCCAENLVSGHAYKLGDILTYKNGTTVEIVNTDAEGRLVLADGLQLAGESGAPLIIDAATLTGAAVMALGGRYNALFGLDKGLVSRAMAYSDAEQEPAWPLPLEPWHRQQCPSHYADTANSRPVPGGGPGGASNAAGFLSRFVPGEGQGWLHVDLAACFSDNGDSLWAPGANTLGMRTIAHTLLAETR from the coding sequence ATGAACATCTGGCTGAGCCGTGAATTTGCCGCCCCCGAGTGGGGAGAGGGCGCCCTTTTGTCCCACCGTGCCGATGGTGCCGTGATCCATCTGGTGACCGCCAGCCCCTTGCTGGATATCCAGCAGGCGGCTCGTCGTCTGTGCAGCCAGGGGATCCAGAAGGTCGCCCTGTGCGGTCACTGGGAGCGTGAGCAGCAGTGGGCTTTCGCCCAGGGTCTGCAGACCCCCAAGGCCGAGGTGGAACTGCAATGGGCCACCTCGTCCGAAGAGGACAGGGAGGAGCTGGAGGCGCGCTGGCTGTGCGGGCGCTGGGTGCGGGAGGTGACCAACGCCACCCCGGAGCAGCTGGGACCGCTGGATCTGGCGGTGGAGGCGGCAGCCTTCATCACCGAACTGGCACCGGATCGCGTCAGCCACCGCATCCTCAAGGGAGAGGCGTTGCAGCAGGCGGGCTGGGTCGGCATCTACCAGGTCGGCCGCGGCAGCGATCGCGAGCCCGTGCTGCTGGAGCTTGACTACAACCCGAGCCGGGATCCCAAGGCGCCGGTGGCCGCGGCCCTGGTGGGCAAGGGCATCACCTTCGACTCCGGCGGTTACTCCATGAAAACCTCCCAGGGCATGCTGACCATGAAGCATGACATGGGGGGGGCCGCCATCGTCACCGGCGCCCTGGCGCTATCCATCCTGCGGGGGCTGGACAAGCGGGTGAAGCTCATTCTCTGCTGCGCCGAGAACCTGGTCTCCGGCCATGCCTACAAGCTGGGTGACATCCTTACCTACAAGAACGGCACCACGGTGGAAATCGTCAACACCGATGCCGAGGGGCGTCTGGTACTGGCGGATGGCCTGCAGCTCGCCGGAGAATCCGGTGCTCCCCTCATCATCGACGCCGCCACCCTGACCGGAGCGGCCGTGATGGCGCTGGGGGGGCGCTACAATGCCCTGTTCGGGCTGGACAAGGGGCTGGTGAGCCGGGCCATGGCCTATTCGGATGCAGAGCAGGAGCCGGCCTGGCCGCTGCCGCTCGAACCCTGGCATCGCCAGCAGTGCCCGTCCCACTACGCCGATACCGCCAACAGCCGACCGGTGCCGGGGGGCGGCCCGGGCGGGGCCTCCAACGCGGCGGGTTTCCTCTCCCGCTTCGTGCCGGGCGAGGGGCAGGGGTGGCTGCACGTCGACCTTGCCGCCTGTTTCAGCGACAACGGCGACAGCCTCTGGGCACCCGGAGCAAACACCCTGGGAATGCGCACCATAGCGCACACCCTGCTGGCGGAGACTCGCTAA
- the fdx gene encoding ISC system 2Fe-2S type ferredoxin, whose protein sequence is MPKVIILPHPELCPEGAALEGQVGETILDIALRNGIEVEHACEKSCACTTCHCIVREGFDSLEPSDELEDDMLDKAWGLEPESRLSCQARLADEDLVVELPKYTLNLASERH, encoded by the coding sequence ATGCCAAAAGTGATCATTCTGCCTCACCCCGAACTCTGCCCGGAGGGCGCCGCCCTCGAAGGACAAGTCGGTGAGACCATCCTCGACATCGCCCTGCGCAACGGCATCGAGGTCGAACACGCCTGCGAGAAGTCCTGTGCCTGCACCACCTGTCACTGCATCGTGCGTGAAGGCTTTGACTCCCTCGAACCGAGCGATGAGCTGGAAGACGACATGCTGGACAAGGCATGGGGACTGGAGCCCGAGTCCCGCCTGAGTTGCCAGGCCCGTCTGGCGGATGAGGATCTGGTGGTGGAGCTGCCCAAGTACACCCTCAACCTCGCCTCCGAGCGCCATTGA
- the rodZ gene encoding cytoskeleton protein RodZ: protein MTTEQPHDSQDDSQAVGPGQLLRNAREQLGWTREQVASRIHLRLTLIAAIEADTYDKHTSHTFIRGYLRAYAKLVGIPEETILSAYERLGLTPPDNIDMQSFSRRSRQQANDSRLKVVTWLVILVLIGLSIAWWWQSTARRSAGEEALAATEISATEQAPNDSLTPPTVDVAAPELPAASDAVSTEATDVAVSGAVTTDPVLADAGNAPSASAAQDTEAASAAAATTAPADEAATESAGVPQLKLSFTADCWLDVKDANGKTLFSGLKKANDELVLEGPEPLKFIIGAPMAVNLEYKGKSFDMSRYNNGRTARFSLPQE, encoded by the coding sequence ATGACTACTGAACAGCCACACGATTCTCAAGACGACTCCCAGGCAGTGGGCCCAGGCCAGCTGCTGCGCAACGCCCGTGAACAGCTCGGCTGGACGCGAGAGCAGGTTGCGTCCCGCATTCACCTTCGTCTGACCCTGATCGCCGCCATCGAGGCGGATACCTACGACAAGCACACCTCCCACACCTTCATTCGCGGCTACCTGCGCGCCTATGCCAAGCTGGTGGGGATCCCGGAAGAGACCATTCTCTCGGCCTACGAACGGCTGGGTCTGACGCCGCCGGACAACATCGACATGCAGAGCTTCTCCCGCCGCTCCCGCCAGCAAGCCAACGACAGTCGGCTCAAGGTCGTGACCTGGCTGGTGATCCTGGTCTTGATCGGGCTATCCATCGCCTGGTGGTGGCAGAGCACGGCCCGTCGCTCCGCCGGTGAAGAAGCCCTGGCCGCCACCGAAATAAGTGCAACAGAACAGGCCCCCAATGACAGCCTCACGCCTCCCACCGTGGATGTGGCTGCCCCTGAGCTGCCCGCCGCCTCTGATGCGGTAAGCACCGAGGCAACCGATGTTGCCGTGAGCGGCGCTGTCACCACGGATCCTGTGCTGGCCGATGCGGGCAATGCACCGAGTGCGAGTGCCGCACAAGACACTGAGGCGGCATCAGCCGCTGCCGCGACCACGGCCCCCGCAGACGAGGCCGCGACCGAGTCGGCCGGTGTGCCCCAACTCAAGCTGAGCTTCACCGCCGACTGCTGGCTGGATGTCAAGGATGCTAACGGCAAGACCCTGTTCAGCGGTCTGAAGAAGGCGAACGACGAACTGGTGCTGGAAGGACCCGAGCCACTCAAATTCATCATTGGCGCGCCCATGGCAGTCAATCTCGAATACAAGGGCAAGTCCTTCGACATGAGCCGTTACAACAACGGCCGGACTGCTCGCTTCTCACTGCCGCAGGAGTAA
- the ndk gene encoding nucleoside-diphosphate kinase yields MAIERTFSIVKPDAVSKNLIGAIYSRFESAGLKIVAAKMLHLTSEQAAGFYAEHQGKPFYDGLVAFMTSGPVMVQVLEGEDAIRRHREIMGATNPKEALAGTLRSCYAESIDRNAVHGSDAPASAAREIAYFFSEGEICPRG; encoded by the coding sequence ATGGCTATCGAACGTACCTTCTCTATCGTCAAGCCGGATGCGGTCAGCAAGAACCTGATCGGCGCCATCTACAGCCGCTTCGAGAGCGCCGGTCTGAAAATCGTCGCCGCCAAGATGCTGCACCTGACCAGCGAACAAGCCGCCGGTTTCTACGCCGAGCACCAGGGCAAGCCTTTCTATGACGGCCTGGTGGCCTTCATGACTTCCGGCCCCGTCATGGTACAGGTGCTGGAAGGGGAAGACGCCATTCGTCGTCATCGCGAGATCATGGGCGCCACCAATCCGAAAGAGGCCCTGGCCGGTACTCTGCGTTCCTGCTACGCCGAGAGCATCGATCGCAACGCCGTCCACGGCTCCGACGCCCCGGCCTCTGCCGCCCGCGAAATCGCCTACTTCTTCTCCGAAGGGGAAATCTGCCCCCGCGGCTGA
- the ispG gene encoding flavodoxin-dependent (E)-4-hydroxy-3-methylbut-2-enyl-diphosphate synthase yields the protein MSAHESPIIRRKSKQIMVGKVPVGGDAPITVQTMTNTKTTDVAATVEQIQRIERVGADIVRVSVPTMEAAEAFKLIKQQTNIPIVADIHFDYRIALKVAEYGADCLRINPGNIGNEERVRAVVDCARHYNIPIRIGVNGGSLERDIQEKYGEPTPEALLESAMRHVDYLDRLNFDNFKVSVKASDVFLAVGAYRLLAKQIDQPLHLGITEAGGFRAGAVKSAIGLGMLLSEGIGDTLRISLAADPVEEVKVGFDILKSLRIRARGINFIACPSCSRQEFDVIGTVNALEERLEDIITPMDVSIIGCVVNGPGEALVSDLGLAGAANKSAFYEGGQRVDRLSNQDLIPVLERRIRARAAMLDPANQIPLDKG from the coding sequence ATGTCCGCTCACGAATCCCCGATTATTCGCCGCAAATCCAAGCAGATCATGGTCGGCAAGGTGCCGGTTGGGGGCGATGCTCCCATCACGGTGCAGACCATGACCAACACCAAGACCACGGACGTGGCCGCCACCGTCGAGCAGATCCAGCGGATCGAGCGGGTGGGGGCGGATATCGTCCGGGTCTCGGTGCCGACCATGGAGGCGGCGGAAGCCTTCAAGCTCATCAAGCAGCAGACCAATATCCCCATCGTCGCCGATATCCACTTCGACTACCGTATCGCCCTGAAAGTGGCGGAGTACGGTGCCGACTGCCTGCGCATCAATCCGGGCAACATCGGCAACGAGGAGCGGGTGCGCGCCGTGGTCGACTGTGCCCGCCACTACAACATCCCGATCCGCATCGGGGTCAACGGTGGCTCGCTGGAGCGGGACATCCAGGAGAAATACGGCGAGCCGACTCCGGAGGCCTTACTCGAGTCGGCCATGCGCCACGTGGACTACCTGGATCGCCTCAACTTCGACAACTTCAAGGTCAGCGTCAAGGCTTCCGACGTCTTCCTGGCGGTCGGTGCCTATCGTCTGCTGGCCAAGCAGATCGATCAGCCCCTGCACCTTGGCATCACCGAGGCGGGTGGTTTTCGCGCCGGCGCGGTCAAGTCCGCCATCGGCCTTGGCATGCTGCTGAGTGAAGGCATCGGTGACACCCTGCGCATCTCGCTGGCCGCCGATCCGGTGGAGGAGGTGAAGGTGGGCTTTGATATCTTGAAATCCCTGCGCATTCGCGCCCGCGGCATCAACTTCATCGCCTGCCCCTCCTGCTCCCGTCAGGAGTTTGACGTGATAGGCACGGTCAACGCTCTGGAAGAGCGGCTGGAAGACATCATCACCCCCATGGATGTCTCCATCATCGGCTGCGTGGTCAACGGTCCCGGCGAGGCGCTGGTCTCCGATCTCGGCCTGGCCGGGGCGGCCAACAAGAGCGCCTTCTACGAGGGTGGCCAGCGGGTCGACCGGCTCAGCAATCAGGATCTCATCCCCGTGCTGGAGCGCCGCATTCGCGCCCGGGCGGCCATGCTGGATCCGGCCAACCAGATCCCGCTGGACAAGGGTTGA
- the hscA gene encoding Fe-S protein assembly chaperone HscA, whose translation MALLQIAEPGQSAAPHQHKRAVGIDLGTTNSLVAAVRSGQADTLCDEQGRALLPSVVHYQEAAIRVGFDAKREAAQDPHNTIVSVKRMMGKALADIDTRQQPYEFVASDNGMPQLQTRQGLVNPVQVSAEILKALAARGAAALGGELDGVVITVPAYFDDAQRQGTKDAARLAGLHVLRLLNEPTAAAIAYGLDSGQEGVIAVYDLGGGTFDISILRLHRGVFEVMATGGDSALGGDDFDHLLADWIKEQAGLSGQLDARTQRELLDVAANLKHGLTDADSVSCTFAGWQGEMTRAQFDALILPLVKRTLQACRRALRDAGLEQVEVLEVVMVGGSTRVSLVREQVGTFFGRTPLTSIDPDKVVAIGAAIQADILVGNKPDAEMLLLDVIPLSLGLETMGGLAEKVIPRNTTIPVARAQEFTTFKDGQTAMAIHVVQGERELVADCRSLARFTLTGIPPMAAGAAHIRVTFQVDADGLLSVSAMEKSSGVQAEIQIKPSYGLGEEDILSMLSASIANAQQDMDARMLAEQQVEADRVVESLNAALAADGEALLNAAERAEIDAAIAHLLAMRASGTTNQIKDAIEAADAASGEFAARRMDASIRKVLTGQNVNKV comes from the coding sequence ATGGCATTACTGCAAATCGCCGAGCCCGGCCAGAGCGCCGCCCCTCATCAGCATAAACGTGCCGTCGGCATCGATCTCGGCACCACCAACTCCCTGGTCGCCGCCGTGCGCAGCGGTCAGGCAGATACCCTCTGCGACGAGCAGGGGCGCGCCTTGCTGCCCTCGGTGGTGCACTACCAGGAGGCGGCCATCCGGGTCGGCTTCGACGCCAAGCGCGAAGCGGCGCAAGATCCCCACAACACCATCGTCTCGGTCAAGCGGATGATGGGCAAGGCACTGGCGGACATTGATACCCGCCAGCAGCCCTATGAATTTGTGGCCAGCGACAACGGCATGCCCCAGTTGCAGACCCGTCAGGGGCTGGTCAACCCGGTCCAGGTGTCAGCCGAAATCCTCAAGGCCCTGGCCGCACGCGGCGCCGCCGCCCTCGGTGGCGAGCTCGACGGCGTGGTCATCACGGTGCCCGCCTATTTCGATGACGCCCAGCGTCAGGGTACCAAGGATGCGGCCCGGCTGGCGGGCCTGCACGTGCTGCGCCTGCTCAACGAACCCACCGCCGCGGCCATCGCCTACGGCCTCGACTCCGGTCAGGAAGGGGTGATCGCGGTCTATGACCTCGGTGGCGGCACTTTCGACATCTCCATCCTGCGCCTGCATCGCGGCGTGTTCGAGGTGATGGCCACCGGCGGCGACTCGGCGCTTGGCGGTGATGACTTCGATCACCTGCTGGCGGACTGGATCAAGGAACAGGCCGGCCTGAGTGGTCAGCTCGACGCCCGCACCCAGCGCGAACTGCTGGATGTGGCCGCCAACCTCAAGCACGGCCTGACCGATGCAGACAGCGTGTCCTGCACCTTTGCCGGCTGGCAGGGGGAGATGACCCGCGCCCAGTTTGATGCCCTGATCCTGCCGCTGGTCAAGCGCACCCTGCAGGCCTGCCGCCGCGCTTTGCGCGATGCCGGGCTCGAGCAGGTGGAAGTGCTGGAAGTGGTGATGGTCGGGGGCTCCACCCGGGTGTCTCTGGTGCGCGAACAGGTGGGGACCTTCTTCGGCCGCACCCCGCTCACCAGCATCGATCCGGACAAGGTGGTAGCCATCGGCGCCGCCATCCAGGCGGACATTCTGGTGGGCAACAAGCCGGATGCCGAGATGCTGCTGCTGGATGTGATCCCGCTCTCCCTGGGGCTCGAGACCATGGGGGGCCTCGCCGAGAAGGTGATCCCGCGCAACACCACCATTCCGGTGGCCCGTGCCCAGGAGTTCACCACCTTCAAGGACGGTCAGACCGCGATGGCCATTCACGTGGTGCAGGGTGAGCGCGAACTGGTGGCAGATTGCCGCTCCCTCGCCCGCTTCACTCTGACCGGCATTCCGCCCATGGCGGCGGGCGCCGCCCACATCCGGGTCACCTTCCAGGTGGATGCGGATGGACTGCTGTCGGTCAGCGCCATGGAGAAATCATCCGGTGTGCAGGCCGAAATCCAGATAAAACCCTCTTACGGCCTGGGGGAGGAGGATATTCTCAGCATGCTGAGCGCCTCCATCGCCAATGCCCAGCAAGACATGGATGCCCGCATGCTGGCGGAGCAGCAGGTGGAAGCGGATCGGGTGGTGGAGAGCCTCAATGCCGCCCTGGCTGCCGATGGCGAGGCTCTGCTCAATGCCGCCGAGCGCGCCGAGATCGATGCCGCCATTGCTCATCTGCTGGCCATGCGTGCCAGCGGCACAACCAATCAAATCAAAGATGCCATCGAGGCGGCGGATGCTGCCAGTGGCGAGTTTGCGGCCCGTCGCATGGATGCCTCCATTCGCAAGGTGCTGACCGGCCAAAACGTCAACAAGGTGTAA
- the pepB gene encoding aminopeptidase PepB: MAEKMKVLLSTDAAAAHWGEGASLSFSGDEALIHLGATTQEKEVLRLIQRAARRLESSGIKRVELAAGGWDLERRYAFSQGFYAAKGERVLAFGEQDDAEAAELAALVKATRWVREVTNGCPEAIYPMSLAESALLLIRGLAGDSVTARITAGEALREAGHIGIWSVGRGSEREPVLLELDYNPTGDANAPVTAALVGKGITFDSGGYSMKSSDNMLPMKSDMGGAAMVTGALALAISRGLNKRVKLILCCAENLVSGHAFKLGDILTYRNGISVEIQNTDAEGRLVLADGLLAASENGAAYILDAATLTGAAKTALGRDYNAVFALDEAEQVRALAAARAENEKAWALPLESWHAGQLTSAFADLGNVASAEGTAGATTAAAFLSRFVRGEGQGWVHLDLAASYQKSGNDLWATGAKGHGLRTIARWLQEVAE, translated from the coding sequence ATGGCAGAGAAGATGAAAGTCCTGTTGTCCACCGACGCCGCCGCCGCCCACTGGGGCGAGGGGGCATCACTCAGTTTCAGCGGCGATGAGGCCCTGATCCACCTGGGAGCAACCACCCAGGAGAAGGAGGTGCTGCGCCTCATCCAGCGCGCCGCCCGCCGCCTCGAATCGAGCGGCATCAAGCGGGTCGAGCTGGCCGCCGGGGGCTGGGATCTGGAGCGGCGGTACGCCTTCTCCCAGGGCTTCTATGCCGCCAAGGGAGAGCGGGTGCTGGCGTTTGGTGAGCAGGATGATGCCGAGGCCGCTGAGCTGGCGGCCCTCGTCAAGGCGACCCGCTGGGTGCGCGAGGTGACCAACGGCTGCCCCGAGGCCATCTACCCCATGAGCCTGGCGGAGTCCGCCCTGCTGCTCATCCGCGGTCTGGCGGGGGACAGTGTCACCGCCCGCATCACTGCCGGTGAGGCGCTGCGCGAGGCCGGTCATATCGGGATCTGGTCCGTGGGTCGGGGCAGCGAGCGGGAGCCCGTGCTGCTGGAGCTTGACTACAACCCGACCGGGGATGCCAACGCCCCGGTGACGGCGGCCCTGGTGGGCAAGGGGATCACCTTCGACTCCGGTGGCTACTCCATGAAGTCCTCCGACAACATGCTGCCGATGAAGTCCGACATGGGGGGGGCCGCCATGGTGACCGGCGCCCTGGCGCTGGCCATCAGCCGTGGCTTGAACAAGCGGGTGAAGCTCATCCTCTGCTGCGCCGAGAACCTGGTCTCCGGCCACGCCTTCAAGCTCGGCGACATTCTGACCTATCGCAACGGCATCTCGGTGGAGATCCAGAACACGGATGCGGAAGGTCGCCTGGTGCTGGCGGACGGTCTGCTGGCCGCGAGCGAGAACGGCGCCGCCTATATTCTGGACGCCGCTACCCTGACCGGCGCCGCCAAGACGGCGCTGGGCCGCGACTACAACGCCGTGTTTGCCCTGGATGAGGCGGAGCAGGTGCGTGCCCTGGCCGCCGCCCGGGCAGAAAACGAGAAGGCCTGGGCCTTGCCGCTGGAATCCTGGCATGCGGGCCAGCTCACCTCGGCCTTCGCCGATCTGGGCAACGTCGCGTCTGCCGAAGGCACTGCCGGTGCGACCACCGCGGCGGCCTTCCTGTCGCGCTTCGTGCGCGGCGAAGGGCAGGGCTGGGTGCACTTGGACCTGGCTGCCTCCTACCAAAAATCCGGCAACGATCTCTGGGCCACCGGCGCCAAGGGCCATGGCCTGCGCACCATCGCCCGCTGGTTGCAGGAGGTGGCTGAATGA
- a CDS encoding bifunctional tRNA (adenosine(37)-C2)-methyltransferase TrmG/ribosomal RNA large subunit methyltransferase RlmN, translated as MSATKTNLLDLDRDAMRAFFVELGEKPFRADQIMKWIYHFGCDDFDQMSNVNKALRERLKTIAEIRAPEVSREQRSTDGTIKWAMQVGDQEVETVYIPEAERATLCVSSQVGCALACTFCSTAQQGFNRNLKVSEIIGQVWRAAKIVGGKRPITNVVMMGMGEPLLNLANVVPAMKLMMDDFGFSISKRRVTLSTSGVVPALDMLGDQIDVALAISLHAPNDKLRSEIMPINDKYNIEDFLAGVRRYLAKSNANGGRVTVEYVLLDHINDDMQHAHELAKVLKDTPCKINLIPFNPFPGNPFGKPSNSRIDRFSKVLMEYDLTVIVRKTRGDDIDAACGQLVGEVIDRTKRTMKNRMQQDGISVKMV; from the coding sequence ATGAGCGCAACAAAAACCAACCTGCTGGATCTCGATCGGGATGCCATGCGTGCCTTCTTCGTCGAACTGGGCGAGAAGCCGTTCCGGGCAGATCAGATAATGAAGTGGATCTATCACTTTGGTTGTGATGATTTCGATCAGATGAGCAACGTCAACAAGGCGCTGCGCGAGCGTCTCAAGACCATCGCCGAGATCCGCGCCCCCGAGGTGAGCCGCGAGCAACGCTCCACCGATGGCACCATCAAGTGGGCCATGCAGGTGGGGGATCAGGAGGTGGAAACCGTCTATATCCCCGAGGCGGAACGCGCCACCCTGTGCGTCTCTTCCCAGGTGGGCTGTGCCCTGGCTTGTACCTTCTGCTCCACCGCTCAGCAAGGCTTCAACCGAAACCTGAAAGTCTCCGAGATCATCGGCCAGGTCTGGCGCGCCGCCAAGATCGTGGGCGGCAAACGCCCCATCACCAACGTGGTGATGATGGGCATGGGTGAGCCGCTGCTCAACCTCGCCAACGTGGTACCGGCCATGAAGCTGATGATGGATGACTTCGGTTTCAGCATCTCCAAGCGTCGCGTGACCCTCTCCACCTCCGGCGTGGTACCGGCCCTGGACATGCTGGGCGACCAGATTGACGTGGCGCTGGCGATCTCCCTGCACGCACCGAACGACAAGCTGCGCTCCGAGATCATGCCGATCAACGACAAGTACAACATCGAGGACTTCCTCGCCGGGGTACGCCGTTATCTGGCCAAGTCCAACGCCAACGGCGGTCGGGTGACCGTGGAGTATGTGCTGCTCGATCATATCAATGACGACATGCAGCATGCCCATGAGCTGGCCAAGGTACTCAAAGACACCCCCTGCAAGATCAACCTGATCCCGTTCAACCCCTTCCCGGGCAATCCGTTCGGCAAGCCGAGCAACAGTCGCATCGACCGTTTCTCCAAGGTGCTGATGGAATATGACCTGACCGTCATCGTGCGCAAGACCCGCGGGGATGACATCGATGCGGCCTGTGGCCAGCTGGTGGGGGAGGTGATTGACCGCACCAAGCGCACCATGAAAAATCGGATGCAACAGGATGGGATTTCCGTCAAAATGGTTTAA
- the hscB gene encoding co-chaperone HscB produces the protein MNHFELFGLAQGFELDTRQLADTYRQLQTQFHPDRFATAPEREQLAAVQRAAQINDAFTTLKSPLRRAEYLLSLRGTDIRGEQQTLQDTGFLMQQLEWRERLADLKGEADPEGAIEDFRREIGHDHRALMQQLTQSLATGEDLDAADCVRKLKFVDKLLEELERFEDSLFES, from the coding sequence ATGAATCATTTCGAGCTGTTCGGGCTGGCACAGGGCTTCGAGCTCGATACCCGCCAACTGGCCGACACCTACCGCCAGTTGCAGACCCAGTTCCACCCCGATCGTTTCGCCACCGCCCCCGAGCGGGAGCAGCTGGCCGCCGTGCAGCGTGCCGCCCAGATCAACGACGCCTTTACCACCCTCAAGTCCCCCCTGCGCCGGGCCGAATATCTGCTCTCCCTGCGGGGCACCGACATTCGTGGCGAGCAGCAGACCCTGCAAGATACCGGTTTCCTGATGCAGCAGCTGGAGTGGCGCGAGCGTCTGGCGGATCTCAAGGGCGAGGCGGATCCTGAGGGCGCCATCGAAGATTTTCGCCGCGAGATAGGGCATGATCACCGCGCCCTGATGCAGCAGCTGACCCAGAGCCTGGCCACGGGCGAGGATCTGGACGCCGCCGACTGCGTGCGCAAACTCAAATTTGTCGACAAGCTCCTCGAGGAGCTGGAACGGTTCGAAGACTCGTTGTTCGAGTCTTGA
- the tapF gene encoding PilW family type IVa pilus biogenesis/stability lipoprotein TapF, producing the protein MYSQGMDIRTLIIVAALSALPGCVTETTYAGQNSTQREVGPDLKAAAQTRLDLGIQYLRQGNAEQAKFNLDRALQYDPGNPQVYIGFAYFYQQVEDFKAAEESYKKALSMDPSNADAMNNYGAFLCNRGRFDEADKAFLQAVSQPDYVKIADTYENAALCSLQNHRNDKAGEYYRLALGYNPRNPRLLLDMAELSMKDGKLPDVQSYLVRYADVAEENEESLWLRLRLAQAMDKPALLHQFGTELVRQYPTSQQAKRYLANDY; encoded by the coding sequence TTGTATAGTCAGGGAATGGATATCCGTACATTGATCATAGTGGCAGCGCTCAGCGCGCTGCCCGGCTGTGTTACCGAAACCACTTACGCTGGCCAGAATTCGACCCAGCGCGAGGTGGGCCCCGATCTCAAGGCGGCTGCCCAGACCCGCCTCGATCTGGGTATCCAATATCTTCGCCAGGGCAATGCCGAACAGGCAAAGTTCAATCTCGACCGCGCCCTCCAGTACGATCCCGGCAATCCTCAGGTCTATATCGGCTTCGCCTACTTCTACCAGCAGGTGGAAGATTTCAAGGCGGCCGAAGAGAGCTACAAGAAGGCGCTCTCCATGGATCCGTCCAATGCTGACGCGATGAACAACTACGGTGCCTTCCTGTGCAACCGTGGCCGCTTCGATGAGGCGGACAAGGCATTCCTGCAGGCGGTCAGCCAACCGGATTACGTCAAGATCGCCGATACCTACGAGAATGCGGCGCTCTGTTCACTGCAAAATCATAGAAATGATAAGGCCGGCGAGTACTATCGTCTGGCCTTGGGGTATAATCCCCGCAATCCAAGGTTATTGCTGGACATGGCCGAGCTTTCCATGAAAGATGGCAAGCTGCCTGATGTGCAGTCTTACCTCGTGCGCTATGCCGATGTGGCAGAAGAGAACGAGGAGAGCCTCTGGCTCCGGCTGCGGCTGGCCCAGGCCATGGACAAACCGGCATTACTTCACCAATTCGGGACTGAGCTGGTAAGGCAATATCCCACTTCGCAACAAGCCAAGCGTTACTTAGCCAATGACTACTGA